A genomic stretch from Mesoaciditoga lauensis cd-1655R = DSM 25116 includes:
- the purL gene encoding phosphoribosylformylglycinamidine synthase subunit PurL, whose amino-acid sequence MLDEKTLKKFSLSLQEYNLITKTLKREPNETEFYIFSAMWSEHCGYKHSKRLIKEHFKPSEENAGIVWIEDIGVAFKVESHNHPCAVEPFQGAATGVGGIIRDIIAMGARPVATLDSLHFDNPSSNLMECVIAGISSYGNSIGVPTVGGEVRFEKVYAANPLVNVMAVGVVEKSKLKSAKSSEQGSVVMIGSKTGRDGLHGASFASRELEGNGKDRPSVQVGDPFAEKRLIEATLEIRELKSVLAIQDMGAAGILSSTTEMAERSGMGLTLYTDKVPLREKGMRAWEILLSESQERMAFLVKKGHENEIEKIAQKWELDFAIIGETTDSNKLEVYHNGEKMADLPLHLVTNAPDLSREIEKAYPVSSSKTSWSGSIRKELMKLLSHPTLSSKRYVFERYDHTVRGGTIKVPGSDAAVVHLENEKAMALSIDANVRYTSLNPLEGTKALLFESCANVIASGGKPLGVTNCLNFGNPEEDDVAADFYACIKGLEESSKLLGIPITGGNVSFYNESKNVSIPPSPVVGVVGVVEDWKNIPASGFVGQNNVIYLVGKGNVPRNSASFYTYHLYEKKDVKEAFPKVDWQSCKNVLESVHDAIKMKMCEAVHDVSEGGIAFACAEMVINGKYGANVSCDFHPFEEYPGRFIVEIKEENVDGFEKLLRKNDVEFAKIGTVTGEDLVYNGELLSFDEIRKAYETYKGFGEDA is encoded by the coding sequence ATGCTGGATGAAAAGACGCTGAAGAAGTTTTCGCTTTCTCTCCAGGAATACAACCTCATCACAAAAACACTGAAAAGAGAACCAAATGAAACGGAATTTTACATCTTTTCGGCAATGTGGTCAGAACACTGCGGATACAAACATTCCAAAAGATTGATAAAGGAGCATTTCAAACCTTCTGAAGAAAATGCAGGCATCGTTTGGATTGAAGATATTGGAGTTGCATTCAAAGTTGAAAGCCATAATCATCCTTGCGCCGTAGAGCCTTTTCAGGGAGCGGCAACAGGTGTTGGTGGAATAATAAGAGACATCATAGCAATGGGGGCTCGTCCCGTTGCCACTTTGGATTCCCTTCACTTCGATAATCCTTCTTCCAATCTAATGGAATGTGTGATCGCCGGAATAAGTTCGTATGGAAATTCCATTGGTGTTCCAACAGTTGGAGGAGAAGTGCGATTTGAAAAGGTTTATGCTGCTAATCCTTTGGTGAATGTTATGGCAGTTGGAGTAGTTGAGAAGTCAAAGCTCAAAAGCGCAAAATCCTCTGAACAGGGAAGCGTGGTTATGATAGGCTCAAAAACGGGAAGAGACGGCCTTCATGGTGCATCCTTCGCTTCAAGGGAATTAGAAGGAAATGGAAAAGATAGACCATCTGTTCAAGTTGGGGATCCATTTGCAGAAAAACGTTTAATAGAAGCGACGTTGGAAATAAGAGAATTGAAATCCGTTTTGGCAATTCAGGACATGGGAGCCGCCGGAATTCTAAGTTCAACAACAGAAATGGCCGAACGAAGTGGAATGGGGTTAACGCTCTACACGGATAAGGTTCCGCTGCGTGAAAAAGGAATGAGAGCATGGGAAATACTTTTGAGTGAGTCGCAGGAAAGAATGGCTTTCCTGGTAAAAAAAGGACATGAAAACGAAATAGAAAAGATAGCCCAAAAATGGGAATTGGATTTTGCAATCATAGGGGAAACTACCGATTCAAATAAGCTTGAGGTTTATCACAATGGTGAAAAAATGGCGGATTTGCCGCTCCATTTGGTGACGAATGCTCCGGATCTTTCCAGAGAAATAGAAAAAGCTTATCCCGTTTCCAGTTCTAAAACTTCATGGAGTGGAAGTATAAGAAAAGAGCTAATGAAGCTACTTTCCCATCCAACACTTTCTTCGAAAAGGTACGTTTTTGAAAGATACGATCACACAGTAAGGGGGGGAACCATAAAAGTGCCAGGAAGCGACGCAGCCGTTGTGCACCTTGAAAATGAGAAAGCAATGGCTTTGTCCATTGATGCCAATGTTCGTTACACTTCCCTTAATCCCTTAGAAGGCACCAAGGCGCTGCTTTTTGAAAGTTGTGCCAACGTGATAGCTTCTGGCGGAAAGCCTTTGGGCGTTACAAATTGCTTGAACTTTGGTAACCCTGAAGAGGATGACGTTGCTGCCGATTTTTACGCTTGCATAAAAGGACTTGAAGAATCGTCAAAGCTTTTGGGAATACCCATAACGGGAGGAAACGTTTCGTTTTATAACGAATCGAAAAACGTATCGATACCTCCTTCACCAGTTGTTGGCGTGGTGGGTGTTGTGGAAGATTGGAAAAACATTCCGGCTTCTGGATTTGTTGGGCAGAATAACGTTATTTACCTTGTGGGAAAAGGAAACGTCCCAAGAAATTCCGCATCGTTCTACACTTATCACCTTTACGAGAAAAAAGATGTGAAGGAGGCCTTTCCAAAAGTTGATTGGCAATCGTGTAAAAATGTCCTTGAATCTGTCCATGATGCCATAAAAATGAAAATGTGCGAGGCTGTTCATGATGTCTCAGAGGGTGGCATCGCATTTGCGTGCGCTGAAATGGTGATAAACGGAAAATACGGTGCGAATGTAAGCTGTGATTTTCATCCTTTTGAAGAGTATCCGGGCCGTTTTATTGTGGAGATCAAAGAAGAGAATGTGGATGGTTTTGAAAAGCTTTTAAGGAAAAACGACGTTGAATTCGCAAAGATCGGAACGGTTACTGGCGAAGATCTGGTTTATAACGGTGAACTTCTTTCTTTTGATGAGATTAGAAAAGCTTATGAAACTTATAAAGGTTTTGGTGAAGATGCATGA
- the purS gene encoding phosphoribosylformylglycinamidine synthase subunit PurS: MKYRFLVKTKISPKVFDPQAATVERYLQKHLYPVSEVSMGKTFEFNVEARSKEEALQIVENLSREVLTNPILEIYEVEEK; encoded by the coding sequence ATGAAATATAGATTTTTGGTTAAAACTAAAATTTCTCCAAAAGTTTTTGATCCCCAAGCTGCCACAGTTGAAAGATATCTTCAAAAGCATCTTTATCCTGTAAGCGAAGTAAGTATGGGAAAAACTTTCGAGTTCAATGTAGAAGCGCGTTCAAAAGAGGAAGCACTGCAAATCGTTGAAAATCTTTCCAGAGAAGTGTTGACCAATCCAATTCTCGAAATTTACGAGGTAGAGGAAAAATGA
- the purC gene encoding phosphoribosylaminoimidazolesuccinocarboxamide synthase translates to MELLRKGKVKSVYLQDDASVIMEFRDDITAGNGQKHDVLRGKGKLLNSINEIFFKLLSSNEIPTHYLQKLSETSFQARKLDIIPLEVVVRNYTAGSFCRRYGVEEKKKIGPVVEFFLKDDLLSDPLICDDVIEALSIANADEISKMKNVALEVNKVLKDFLMDRSVILADFKIEIGRYGGKLMVGDEITPDTCRFWDENTMNSLDKDIYRNSNDKDPLEGYEEILRRISK, encoded by the coding sequence ATGGAATTGCTCCGGAAGGGTAAAGTGAAGTCTGTTTATCTTCAAGATGATGCCAGCGTTATCATGGAGTTTCGAGATGATATCACTGCAGGAAACGGTCAAAAGCATGACGTTCTTAGAGGTAAGGGAAAACTCCTCAACAGTATTAACGAAATTTTCTTCAAACTCCTTTCTTCAAATGAAATCCCCACGCATTATCTTCAAAAGCTTTCGGAAACATCTTTTCAAGCAAGAAAATTGGATATCATTCCCCTCGAAGTTGTGGTTAGGAATTACACTGCCGGATCGTTTTGTAGAAGGTACGGTGTCGAAGAGAAGAAAAAAATAGGACCCGTTGTTGAATTCTTTTTGAAGGATGATCTGCTTTCAGATCCGCTCATATGTGATGACGTGATAGAAGCATTGAGTATTGCAAATGCTGATGAAATAAGCAAAATGAAGAATGTTGCTTTGGAAGTGAACAAGGTTCTCAAAGATTTTTTGATGGATCGATCGGTAATCCTGGCGGATTTCAAAATAGAAATAGGTAGATACGGTGGAAAGTTAATGGTTGGTGATGAGATCACGCCAGACACGTGCAGATTTTGGGATGAAAATACCATGAATTCTTTGGATAAAGATATTTACAGGAATTCAAACGATAAAGATCCTCTCGAAGGATATGAGGAGATCTTAAGGAGGATATCAAAATGA
- the purQ gene encoding phosphoribosylformylglycinamidine synthase subunit PurQ: MKKVAVVVFEGTNCENETFHALEACGYEANYVWFDSSSSLMEYDAVVLPGGFSYGDYLRPGALARFTPAMKSVEKYVERNRGTVIGICNGFQILTEAGLLPGAFMKNSSGKFVCKMVNLKVESDVLPFESVNLYVAHGDGNYVIGKDEFKKLKKENRILFTYEDNPNGSFKDIAGVINKNFNVFGMMPHPERSAFPFHKNRDGLKVFKALISARRNKNAG, encoded by the coding sequence ATGAAGAAAGTAGCCGTTGTGGTCTTTGAAGGTACAAATTGTGAAAACGAAACTTTTCACGCTTTAGAGGCATGTGGATACGAGGCTAACTACGTTTGGTTTGATTCTTCATCCTCCTTAATGGAATATGACGCCGTTGTACTTCCCGGTGGCTTTTCATACGGTGATTACTTAAGGCCTGGGGCTTTAGCCCGTTTTACCCCTGCAATGAAATCGGTGGAAAAATACGTTGAAAGGAATCGCGGTACGGTAATAGGCATATGTAATGGTTTTCAAATATTGACCGAAGCAGGTCTTTTGCCTGGAGCTTTTATGAAAAATTCAAGCGGGAAATTTGTGTGCAAAATGGTGAATTTAAAAGTTGAAAGTGATGTTCTTCCCTTTGAATCTGTGAATTTATATGTGGCCCATGGAGACGGCAATTACGTTATAGGCAAGGATGAGTTCAAGAAATTAAAAAAAGAAAACCGCATACTCTTCACTTACGAAGATAATCCAAATGGTTCTTTTAAAGATATAGCAGGTGTGATAAACAAAAACTTCAACGTTTTTGGAATGATGCCTCATCCAGAACGATCGGCTTTTCCTTTTCACAAGAATAGAGATGGTTTGAAAGTTTTCAAAGCGCTTATTAGCGCGAGGAGGAATAAAAATGCTGGATGA
- the pheS gene encoding phenylalanine--tRNA ligase subunit alpha: MKNIRDMLMDSIKEKLEKLENLEEVEKARISILGKKGFLKEQFKKMKDIPPQERAEFGKALNLVKEEVESILSSKIEEFKALQAKSKALERSVDLTIPGAKRAVGRLHLITQILQECVEVFERMGFEVVEGPEIENTYYNFEALNTPEWHPARDLHDTFYIDENKLLRTHTSPVQIRTMESRKPPLRVISPGRVYRKDYDASHLPAFFQIEGLAIDREISIADLKGTLENVIKSVLGEDKKVRFRPHYFPFTEPSVEVDVSFPQGKSGWLELLGAGMVHPNVLRNVGLNPDEWQGFAFGMGIERLAMLKYGVDDIREFPRNSLNFLKLF; the protein is encoded by the coding sequence ATGAAGAACATTCGCGATATGCTGATGGATTCGATAAAAGAAAAATTGGAAAAACTTGAGAACCTTGAAGAAGTTGAAAAAGCACGAATTTCTATTCTTGGGAAAAAAGGGTTTTTAAAAGAGCAATTTAAAAAGATGAAAGACATCCCACCTCAAGAAAGGGCAGAGTTTGGAAAAGCTCTTAATCTTGTTAAAGAAGAAGTGGAATCGATTTTGTCTTCAAAGATAGAGGAATTTAAAGCCCTTCAAGCGAAGAGTAAAGCTTTGGAAAGAAGTGTGGATCTCACAATTCCTGGGGCAAAACGTGCCGTTGGGCGATTGCACCTTATAACCCAAATTTTGCAAGAATGTGTAGAAGTTTTTGAAAGGATGGGATTTGAAGTAGTTGAAGGGCCAGAAATAGAAAACACTTATTATAACTTTGAAGCCCTTAACACGCCAGAATGGCATCCTGCCAGAGATCTTCACGACACTTTTTATATAGACGAAAACAAACTACTCAGAACTCACACCTCACCGGTTCAGATAAGAACTATGGAATCGAGAAAACCTCCCTTGCGGGTTATATCTCCTGGAAGGGTTTACAGAAAAGATTACGACGCTTCACATTTGCCAGCATTTTTCCAAATAGAAGGCCTCGCCATAGACAGAGAGATATCCATAGCAGATTTAAAAGGTACCCTTGAAAACGTCATAAAATCTGTTTTAGGCGAAGATAAAAAGGTAAGATTCAGGCCTCATTACTTTCCATTCACGGAACCAAGCGTTGAAGTTGACGTTTCTTTCCCTCAAGGGAAAAGTGGTTGGCTTGAATTGTTAGGAGCTGGAATGGTTCACCCAAACGTTCTGAGAAACGTTGGTCTGAATCCAGATGAATGGCAAGGCTTTGCCTTTGGAATGGGAATAGAAAGACTTGCCATGCTTAAGTACGGCGTTGACGACATACGAGAATTTCCAAGAAATTCTTTGAACTTCTTAAAACTCTTCTAA
- the purH gene encoding bifunctional phosphoribosylaminoimidazolecarboxamide formyltransferase/IMP cyclohydrolase: MKALLSVSNKNGLENFASSLIKLGYELYATSGTSKYLSQHEIEVKPLSMITGFSSMASGRVKTLNEKIFEMILNPNKETVDVFDLIVVNLYPFMESVKNGEDEMVENFDIGGVALLRAGAKNFARVSVVSSPDQYKDFLDSYPLNLQKRKLYAEKALESVVKYDSNILTHLFEHPFQVVAEDIKELRYGENPHQHAYIGKTETPSILDNLNVLKGKLSYNNYVDLISISRMAYRLGDKSVVIVKHTNPCGASIFHNDMKQTFKRALSSDPKSAYGGVLYVNASLDDELAMEIKPYFFDMIMAKTISEGAMEILKKKKASLVEFSPLFSKREWKILDGVALIQDSDLDEPFERLECVTSRKASSQEMGDVNFGLELIRHVKSNAVILVKNGMLIGLGAGQVSRVDAVKIAFEKAEEFGHDVKSSVMISDGFFPFSDSVEYGIKKGVKVFVEPGGSKRDAETIQACERSKTTLFFTHKRLFKH; encoded by the coding sequence TTGAAAGCGCTTTTAAGCGTAAGCAACAAAAACGGACTTGAGAATTTTGCTTCTTCTTTGATCAAACTTGGATATGAACTGTACGCAACTTCTGGAACGTCTAAATACCTTTCTCAACATGAAATAGAAGTTAAACCCCTTTCCATGATAACGGGCTTTTCTTCTATGGCAAGCGGAAGGGTGAAAACGTTGAATGAAAAGATCTTCGAGATGATTTTGAATCCCAATAAGGAAACTGTAGACGTTTTCGATCTAATCGTTGTTAACCTTTATCCATTTATGGAATCTGTGAAAAATGGTGAAGATGAGATGGTTGAAAACTTCGATATAGGTGGAGTGGCCCTTCTGAGAGCAGGGGCAAAAAATTTTGCCAGGGTAAGCGTTGTAAGTTCTCCGGACCAATACAAAGATTTTCTTGATTCATATCCGTTGAACTTGCAAAAAAGAAAGTTGTACGCTGAAAAAGCTCTCGAAAGTGTGGTAAAGTACGATTCAAATATATTAACACATCTCTTTGAACATCCCTTTCAAGTGGTAGCAGAGGATATAAAAGAACTCCGCTACGGAGAAAATCCTCATCAGCATGCTTACATCGGAAAAACTGAAACTCCCTCGATTCTTGATAATTTGAATGTTTTAAAAGGAAAACTTTCCTATAACAACTATGTGGATCTCATCTCCATTTCAAGAATGGCATACAGACTTGGAGATAAAAGTGTTGTCATAGTGAAACACACAAATCCGTGTGGAGCATCAATATTTCATAACGATATGAAACAAACTTTCAAAAGAGCTCTTTCATCCGATCCGAAATCAGCCTACGGTGGGGTTCTGTACGTTAACGCTTCGTTGGATGATGAATTAGCAATGGAGATAAAGCCTTACTTTTTCGATATGATAATGGCAAAAACGATAAGCGAAGGAGCGATGGAAATTTTGAAGAAGAAAAAGGCTTCCCTTGTGGAATTTTCACCCCTCTTTTCGAAAAGAGAGTGGAAAATTTTGGATGGGGTGGCGTTGATTCAAGATTCAGACTTGGATGAACCGTTTGAAAGATTGGAATGTGTTACTTCCAGAAAAGCCTCGTCACAAGAGATGGGAGATGTGAATTTTGGCCTTGAACTCATAAGACATGTGAAATCGAATGCCGTAATACTTGTCAAAAATGGCATGCTGATAGGCCTTGGAGCCGGACAAGTGAGTAGGGTAGACGCGGTAAAAATAGCATTTGAAAAGGCAGAAGAGTTTGGACACGATGTGAAAAGTTCCGTCATGATTTCGGATGGGTTCTTCCCATTTTCCGATTCTGTGGAATACGGAATAAAAAAA
- the purN gene encoding phosphoribosylglycinamide formyltransferase translates to MKKVAVLGSGRGTNFLAILKRAREKNWNVDFLAISDKAYSGFIENAQKENVKFKVLPQKRDLLNEELLEILKDFSPDLIVLAGYMRILPSFVVNAFKGKMINLHPSLLPSFKGAHAIRDAYEYGVKWTGITIHFVTEELDAGPIIAQFPVIVREEDTLESLEKRIHDVEHKFYPQVIEEVLKVF, encoded by the coding sequence ATGAAAAAGGTGGCAGTGTTAGGCTCAGGTAGAGGTACAAATTTTTTGGCCATCTTGAAAAGAGCACGAGAGAAAAATTGGAATGTGGATTTTCTCGCCATATCCGATAAAGCATATTCCGGGTTTATAGAAAACGCACAAAAGGAGAATGTGAAATTCAAAGTTTTGCCCCAAAAGAGAGATCTTCTTAACGAAGAATTGCTTGAAATTCTGAAAGATTTTTCCCCGGATTTGATAGTTCTTGCGGGATACATGAGAATTCTTCCAAGCTTTGTTGTAAATGCGTTTAAAGGCAAAATGATAAATCTGCATCCTTCCCTTTTGCCTTCTTTCAAAGGGGCACACGCCATTCGCGACGCATACGAATATGGCGTCAAGTGGACAGGGATAACAATTCACTTTGTCACAGAAGAATTGGATGCAGGCCCAATAATCGCCCAGTTTCCCGTGATAGTTCGTGAAGAAGATACTTTGGAAAGTTTGGAAAAGAGGATACACGATGTTGAACACAAATTTTACCCCCAGGTGATAGAAGAAGTTCTGAAAGTTTTTTAG
- the purM gene encoding phosphoribosylformylglycinamidine cyclo-ligase, producing MNYEESGVSMSRANSLVERMKELFGGNIGHFAGQYKIGDVTLVASADGIGSKLELEMKHQHMDSAAQDLVAMNVNDIFCEGAKPLFFLDYIGCNRIDEKLLESFFVSLKNILSELNCQLLGGETAEMPRLYPKGKMELMGFVVGKISTPDREPLGKHKVKDGDIIIALPSNGPHSNGFTLINRLIDDGALKTSSEVLESLLTPTTIYDFEFVDGIHACAHITGGGLVENIKRVIPSHLSAEIEIGTIPEIFRKIQKSGNISDEEMAKTFNLGTGFVLIVESSMAENVMKKIEKFNPRIAGEVKKDEKGGSVRLR from the coding sequence GTGAACTATGAAGAAAGTGGTGTGAGCATGTCAAGAGCGAATTCGCTTGTGGAGAGAATGAAGGAATTATTTGGAGGAAACATAGGTCATTTTGCGGGGCAATACAAAATCGGTGATGTAACGTTGGTGGCTTCGGCAGATGGCATAGGAAGCAAATTGGAGTTGGAAATGAAACACCAACACATGGATAGCGCAGCCCAAGATCTTGTTGCAATGAACGTTAACGATATCTTTTGTGAAGGTGCAAAACCGTTGTTTTTTCTTGATTACATTGGATGCAATCGCATAGATGAAAAACTTTTGGAGTCTTTTTTTGTTTCTTTGAAAAATATTCTGAGTGAATTAAATTGTCAGCTTCTTGGAGGAGAAACTGCCGAAATGCCAAGGCTCTATCCAAAAGGTAAGATGGAACTAATGGGATTTGTCGTGGGAAAGATATCGACACCTGATAGAGAGCCGCTAGGGAAACATAAGGTGAAAGATGGAGATATCATCATAGCTTTACCTTCAAATGGTCCGCATTCCAACGGCTTCACACTTATAAACCGCCTTATAGATGATGGTGCGCTTAAAACAAGCAGTGAGGTGCTTGAATCTTTGCTGACTCCGACCACAATATACGATTTTGAATTTGTGGATGGAATTCACGCTTGTGCTCATATTACAGGTGGAGGGCTTGTTGAAAACATCAAGAGGGTTATTCCTTCCCATTTATCCGCCGAAATCGAGATCGGAACAATTCCTGAGATATTCAGAAAAATTCAGAAAAGCGGAAATATTTCAGATGAAGAGATGGCTAAAACTTTCAACCTTGGAACGGGCTTTGTATTGATTGTGGAATCTTCAATGGCGGAAAACGTTATGAAGAAAATCGAAAAATTCAACCCAAGAATAGCTGGGGAGGTAAAAAAAGATGAAAAAGGTGGCAGTGTTAGGCTCAGGTAG
- the purF gene encoding amidophosphoribosyltransferase encodes MREKCGIYGGIFPNIAPELKRGLFSLQHRGQESCGVSVEENGILKTVKGMGLVRDILTDKRISSLKSDMGIGHVRYSTAGTSETINAQPLELTYKGSKVALAHNGNLEDQEEILRDIEDAGQIFLTNTDTEVFFHKLVQHFKTPPIEWEPIQMAKVLFELKGAFSLLFLFEDKVVAIRDPLGYRPLWIRKDGNSVLFSSEDSAFPEGGEVMEMEPGSVAMAKKNGFFYQRLEKRKARQCVFEYIYFSRPDSNTFGKSVYEVRQKLGEKCADENPVEADVVIPVMDSGLLAAIGFSRRSGIPLEPALIRNPWVGRTFIEPVARSNAVKMKLSVVSKVLKGKRVVLVDDSIVRGTTAKRIVNLIRDAEPSEIHFRVASPPVLSECFWGIDIANKDHLIARKGIEETKKHLNVDSLSYLSLEGMCEVLGGCENFCFKCFKGDVWCEL; translated from the coding sequence ATGAGAGAAAAATGCGGAATATACGGTGGCATTTTTCCCAACATAGCTCCAGAATTAAAAAGAGGGCTTTTTTCTCTGCAACATCGCGGACAAGAATCATGTGGAGTTTCCGTTGAGGAAAATGGAATTTTAAAAACCGTTAAAGGCATGGGTTTAGTAAGAGATATTTTGACGGATAAAAGAATATCTTCACTCAAATCAGACATGGGTATCGGGCATGTAAGATATTCGACCGCGGGAACAAGTGAAACGATCAATGCCCAACCTCTTGAATTAACTTACAAGGGTTCTAAGGTTGCCCTAGCTCACAACGGGAACCTTGAAGATCAAGAAGAAATTTTGAGAGACATTGAAGATGCAGGTCAGATATTTCTCACAAATACGGACACGGAGGTTTTCTTCCACAAACTGGTTCAACACTTTAAAACACCTCCTATAGAATGGGAACCAATCCAAATGGCAAAGGTGCTTTTTGAATTAAAAGGAGCTTTTTCGCTTCTCTTCCTTTTTGAAGATAAAGTTGTTGCCATTCGAGATCCGCTAGGATATAGACCTTTATGGATAAGAAAAGATGGAAATTCGGTTCTTTTTTCCAGTGAAGATTCGGCTTTTCCAGAAGGTGGTGAAGTTATGGAAATGGAGCCGGGATCGGTGGCCATGGCTAAAAAGAATGGATTTTTTTATCAGCGATTGGAAAAAAGAAAAGCCAGGCAATGTGTTTTTGAATATATATATTTTTCAAGGCCTGATTCAAATACATTCGGCAAAAGCGTTTACGAAGTGCGGCAAAAGCTGGGAGAAAAATGTGCCGACGAAAATCCTGTTGAGGCTGATGTGGTTATTCCGGTCATGGATAGCGGCCTTTTGGCCGCCATTGGTTTCAGTAGAAGATCTGGAATACCTCTTGAACCCGCTTTGATAAGGAATCCATGGGTGGGAAGAACCTTCATAGAGCCTGTCGCTCGTTCAAATGCGGTTAAAATGAAGCTTTCTGTTGTTTCGAAAGTTTTAAAAGGGAAGAGAGTGGTTCTCGTGGACGATTCGATAGTGCGTGGTACAACTGCCAAAAGGATAGTGAATTTGATAAGAGATGCTGAACCCTCAGAAATACATTTCAGGGTTGCATCTCCTCCCGTTCTAAGCGAATGTTTCTGGGGCATAGACATAGCAAACAAAGACCATCTTATAGCGAGAAAGGGAATAGAAGAGACGAAAAAACATTTGAATGTGGACTCGTTATCGTATTTAAGTCTTGAAGGTATGTGTGAGGTACTTGGGGGATGCGAAAACTTTTGTTTCAAATGTTTTAAAGGGGATGTTTGGTGTGAACTATGA